A genome region from Sardina pilchardus chromosome 22, fSarPil1.1, whole genome shotgun sequence includes the following:
- the itga3b gene encoding integrin alpha-3b yields MASSTLHLCFLALFSAAQTGYGFNIDVRFPVIKEGKTKDSLFGFSVAQHKQMQNPKQYLLLIGAPKERAFPQLKPMANETGAIYTCPVSTDPTDCTRMDLVSSTDSSEIVEGMWLGVSVSSQRRIKEGRVLACGHRYIKSYGADGQRSMVGKCYVRGNDLTYDTADEWQTHTYEACSPFDLDQEGLCNMGISAGMTDTDVYMGAVGSFTWQGNVHVTWRDTNPLNSWDYSDKDFGKMEKKSYDYMGYSVVEEAKLLSRDEDTLVTGAPREAESGAITLAKKGDANLVPVATITGQQLGSYFGSSIAVTDLNNDDWNDLIIGAPFYFDRKEEKGGAVYVYMNENGSFQKNPSVVLYGTTNSAFGIAVAAIGDVNQDGFQDFAVGAPFEGSGKVYIWMGSMKGISPEPSQVIEGNDVGTKGFKTFGYSLSGGLDMDDNMYPDILVGSLDDRIALLRARPVIHLSTDFSVKPEIVDSSQCGDPCIQVKICFSFTLSNGNKQITKDITVKYTVEADIDRRSPRVRFVDTGLDTHSDQVSLSSRKCVELGLSVIEPVVDKLQPVVFSLNVSLQEQKVKVRPKLQNLDAFPILSDKQVLRERTEINFQKECGSDNRCTSNLKLKAHYANERFIPFTWDGAQQVMKYDSNVKKLVLVVHVTNNPEPGREAEDAHLASVNVTFPPTLQYSGVRSQDPAVECHAEESLIFVNCDLGNPLQSNEEVALQLIFETAGVNLFTEEIEFQLQLDTLSYQSDLDPVAFPLRVENTILASFSIEPPVVHTYFSGDVMGESAMNSTSDVGSLVEYTFKVGVVGEPLGSLGTLVLEFEWPFEVINGKWLLYLTEIVTKGTSETHCVPPGDVVNLLNLTLSDERSRRQRRDAHREAYSEPPVEAAVSILTPRKETYLLECSKGTARCVTFSCPLLNMSTYAEVIVRSRVWNSTMLEDYSNALRVKVKGEVTLNLITDKPTIKMDSQSREFHVNIDPVLAEEAPYEVPFWIFIIAGAAGVLLLSIIIFVLWKCGFFRRASRREMYEAKSQKAEMKIQPSETERLTDDY; encoded by the exons CGGACTCCAGTGAGATCGTGGAGGGCATGTGGCTGGGGGTGTCGGTGTCCAGCCAGAGACGGATAAAAGAAGGACGCGTGCTG GCATGCGGGCATCGCTACATCAAGAGCTACGGCGCGGACGGCCAGCGGAGCATGGTGGGCAAGTGCTACGTGCGCGGGAACGACCTGACCTACGACACGGCGGACGAGTGGCAGACGCACACCTACGAGGCGTGCAGCCCCTTCGACCTCGACCAGGAGGGCCTGTGCAACATGGGCATCTCGGCCGGAATGACCGACACCGACGTGTACATGGGAGCAGTGGGCAGCTTCACCTGGCAag GAAACGTCCATGTGACGTGGAGGGACACTAACCCTCTCAACTCGTGGGACTACAGTGACAAGGACTTCGGCAAGATGGAGAAGAAATCCTACGACTACATGG gctactcGGTGGTGGAGGAGGCCAAGCTGCTGAGTCGTGACGAGGACACGCTGGTGACGGGGGCTCCGCGCGAGGCCGAGTCGGGCGCCATCACGCTGGCCAAGAAGGGCGACGCCAATCTGGTCCCCGTGGCAACCATCACCGGGCAGCAGCTGGGCTCCTACTTTGGCAGCAGCATCGCCGTGACGGACCTCAACAACGACGA CTGGAACGATCTGATCATCGGCGCTCCGTTCTACTTCGACCGCAAGGAGGAGAAGGGTGGGGCCGTGTACGTGTACATGAACGAGAACGGAAGCTTCCAGAAGAATCCCAGCGTGGTGTTATACGGCACCACCAACTCAGCGTTCGGCATCGCCGTGGCTGCCATCGGCGATGTCAATCAAGACGGGTTCCAAG ACTTTGCTGTGGGGGCACCCTTTGAGGGATCGGGAAAGGTCTACATATGGATGGGAAGTATGAAGGGCATCTCACCAGAGCCAAGTCAG gtgATTGAGGGTAATGACGTGGGCACTAAAGGCTTCAAGACATTCGGTTATTCTTTGAGCGGCGGTCTGGACATGGATGACAACATGTACCCTGATATCCTAGTGGGCTCACTGGATGACCGCATTGCCCTCCTGAG GGCACGGCCAGTGATTCATCTCTCCACAGACTTTTCTGTCAAGCCAGAGATTGTTGACTCAAGCCAGTGTGGAGACCCTTG CATACAGGTGAAGATTTGCTTCTCGTTCACCCTCAGCAATGGAAACAAGCAAATCACAAAGGACATTA CTGTGAAGTACACCGTGGAGGCCGATATTGACCGGCGGAGCCCGCGTGTGCGTTTCGTGGACACGGGCCTGGACACCCACAGCGACCAGGTGTCCCTGTCCTCACGTAAATGTGTCGAGCTGGGACTCAGCGTGATC GAGCCTGTGGTGGACAAACTTCAGCCGGTGGTGTTCTCGCTGAACGTGTCCCTGCAGGAGCAGAAGGTCAAGGTGCGGCCGAAGCTGCAGAACCTGGACGCGTTCCCCATCCTGAGCGACAAACAGGTCCTGAGAGAGAGGACTGAG ATTAATTTCCAGAAGGAGTGTGGCTCTGATAACCGCTGCACCAGCAACCTGAAGCTGAAAGCACATTATGCCAATGAAAGATTCATACCTTTCACATG GGACGGGGCCCAGCAGGTGATGAAGTACGACAGTAACGTGAAGAAGTTGGTGCTGGTTGTGCACGTGACCAACAACCCCGAGCCTGGCCGCGAGGCAGAGGACGCCCACCTGGCCTCCGTCAACGTCACCTTCCCCCCAACGCTGCAGTACTCCGGCGTGCGCTCCCAG gaccctGCTGTGGAGTGCCATGCAGAGGAGTCCTTGATCTTCGTCAATTGTGATCTGGGTAACCCACTCCAGAGTAATGAAGAG GTTGCTTTGCAGCTCATTTTTGAGACGGCCGGCGTCAACCTGTTCACCGAGGAGATCGAGTTCCAGCTGCAACTGGACAC CTTAAGTTACCAGTCAGACTTGGATCCAGTAGCATTTCCTCTACGTGTGGAAAATACTATCCTGGCCTCCTTCTCCAT AGAGCCTCCTGTTGTGCACACGTACTTCAGCGGAGATGTGATGGGGGAATCAGCCATGAACAGCACCAGTGACGTGGGCAGTCTGGTAGAGTACACATTCAAG GTTGGGGTAGTTGGCGAGCCACTGGGGAGTTTGGGAACTCTGGTCCTGGAGTTTGAGTGGCCGTTTGAGGTGATCAACGGCAAGTGGTTGCTTTACCTGACGGAGATCGTCACCAAGGGAACGTCGGAGACTCACTGCGTCCCTCCGGGTGATGTGGTGAACCTGCTCAACCTTACT CTGTCTGATGAGCGCTCCAGGCGCCAGAGGAGAGATGCCCACAGAGAGGCGTACAGTGAGCCTCCCGTGGAGGCAGCTGTGTCCATACTCACCCCCCGCAAGGAGACCTACCTGCTG GAGTGTTCCAAAGGGACTGCACGTTGTGTCACGTTCTCCTGTCCTTTGCTCAACATGTCCACCTACGCAGAGGTCATCGTAAGGTCACGTGTCTGGAACAGCACTATGTTGgag GACTACAGTAATGCACTCAGGGTGAAGGTCAAGGGCGAGGTGACATTGAACCTTATAACGGACAAACCCACCATCAAGATGGACAGTCAGAGCAGAGAG TTCCATGTGAACATCGACCCAGTTCTTGCGGAGGAGGCGCCATATGAGGTTCCGTTTTGGATCTTCATCATCGCGGGCGCAGCAGGAGTTCTTCTACTGAGCATCATCATCTTCGTCCTGTGGAAG TGCGGTTTCTTCAGGCGGGCGAGTCGACGGGAGATGTACGAGGCGAAGTCGCAGAAGGCCGAGATGAAGATCCAGccctcagagacagagaggctgaCGGACGACTACTAA